A window from Actimicrobium sp. CCC2.4 encodes these proteins:
- a CDS encoding CmpA/NrtA family ABC transporter substrate-binding protein yields MTSKLPIPDLTRRSLLKAGAVASAGIVGGLATQGVWAAGSDKPEKEEVKVGFIPLTDCASVVMASVLGFDKKYGIKIVPTKESSWASVRDKLANGELDAAHALYGLIYGVHLGNGGAKKDMAVLMTINQNGQAITLSKKLADKGAVDGASLARLMQTEKREYTFAQTFPTGTHAMWLYYWLAANGIDPMKDAKVITVPPPQMVANMRVGNMDGFCVGEPWGHRAIVDGVGITATTTQDIWKDHPEKVLGTTAEWVKKYPNTARALTAAVLDASRWIDASLSNKNKMADTIAEKSYVNTSVDVINQRILGRYQNGLGKTWDDPNCMHFFQDGAVNFPYLSDGMWFLTQHKRWGLLKADVDYLAVAKAINQIDVYKDAAAMAKVSVPKDTMRSSKLMDGTVWDGKNPQAYAASFKIKA; encoded by the coding sequence AGCAAACTCCCGATCCCTGACCTGACCCGCCGCAGTCTGCTCAAAGCCGGCGCTGTCGCCAGTGCCGGCATCGTTGGCGGACTCGCCACGCAAGGCGTCTGGGCCGCCGGTTCCGACAAGCCCGAAAAGGAAGAGGTCAAGGTCGGCTTCATTCCGCTGACCGATTGCGCCTCGGTGGTGATGGCCTCGGTACTCGGCTTCGACAAAAAATACGGCATCAAGATTGTTCCCACCAAAGAATCCTCCTGGGCCAGCGTGCGCGACAAGCTCGCCAATGGCGAACTCGATGCGGCCCATGCGCTGTATGGCCTGATCTATGGCGTGCATCTTGGCAATGGCGGCGCGAAGAAGGACATGGCGGTGCTGATGACGATTAACCAAAACGGCCAGGCCATCACGCTGTCGAAAAAACTGGCCGACAAGGGCGCCGTCGATGGCGCGTCATTGGCCAGGCTGATGCAAACCGAGAAGCGCGAATACACCTTCGCCCAGACCTTCCCGACCGGTACCCACGCGATGTGGCTGTACTACTGGCTGGCCGCCAACGGCATCGATCCGATGAAAGATGCCAAGGTCATCACGGTGCCGCCACCGCAAATGGTCGCCAACATGCGCGTCGGTAATATGGATGGCTTTTGCGTCGGCGAGCCATGGGGCCATCGGGCGATTGTTGATGGTGTCGGCATCACCGCGACCACCACGCAGGACATCTGGAAAGACCATCCCGAAAAAGTCCTCGGCACCACCGCAGAGTGGGTCAAGAAATATCCGAACACTGCCCGCGCACTGACCGCTGCGGTGCTCGATGCCAGTCGCTGGATCGACGCATCGCTATCGAACAAGAACAAGATGGCCGACACCATCGCCGAAAAATCGTACGTCAATACCTCGGTCGACGTAATCAATCAGCGCATTCTCGGGCGCTACCAGAATGGCCTGGGCAAGACCTGGGACGACCCGAACTGCATGCACTTTTTTCAGGACGGTGCCGTCAATTTTCCGTACCTGTCGGACGGCATGTGGTTCCTGACCCAGCACAAGCGCTGGGGCTTGCTCAAGGCCGATGTCGATTACCTCGCCGTAGCCAAGGCGATCAACCAGATCGACGTCTACAAGGACGCTGCCGCGATGGCCAAGGTCAGCGTACCGAAAGACACCATGCGTTCCAGCAAGCTGATGGATGGCACGGTCTGGGATGGCAAGAACCCGCAAGCCTACGCGGCTTCCTTCAAGATCAAAGCCTGA
- a CDS encoding ABC transporter ATP-binding protein, giving the protein MNDKFIEIQNASMSFPVKKGSFQALVDVNLNVAKGEFITLIGHSGCGKSTLLNMIAGLTIATGGTLLCANREIAGPSPERGVVFQNHSLLPWLTCHDNVYLAVERVFGALEPKSKLQERTRAALALVGLTHAEHKRPNEISGGMKQRVGIARALSMEPKVLLMDEPFGALDALTRAHLQDELLKIVATTGSTVVMVTHDVDEAVLLSDRIVMMTNGPSATIGDILAVRLPRPRERVALAADPLYMEYRTSVLEFLYHRQARPVAKEAA; this is encoded by the coding sequence ATGAACGACAAATTCATTGAAATCCAGAATGCCAGCATGTCCTTCCCGGTCAAGAAAGGCAGCTTCCAGGCGCTGGTCGACGTCAATCTGAATGTGGCCAAGGGCGAATTCATCACGCTGATCGGGCATTCGGGCTGCGGCAAATCGACGCTGCTCAACATGATCGCCGGCCTGACAATCGCGACCGGCGGCACGCTGCTATGCGCCAACCGCGAAATCGCCGGCCCGTCGCCGGAACGCGGCGTGGTATTCCAGAACCATTCGCTGCTGCCGTGGCTGACTTGTCACGACAATGTCTATCTGGCTGTCGAGCGTGTTTTCGGGGCGCTAGAACCGAAGAGCAAATTGCAGGAACGCACCCGCGCTGCGCTCGCCCTGGTTGGCCTGACCCATGCCGAACACAAGCGGCCGAACGAGATTTCCGGCGGCATGAAGCAGCGCGTCGGTATTGCCCGCGCGCTCTCGATGGAGCCGAAGGTCTTGCTGATGGATGAACCGTTTGGTGCACTCGATGCGCTCACGCGCGCGCATCTGCAGGATGAATTGCTGAAGATCGTTGCTACCACCGGATCGACGGTCGTGATGGTCACGCATGATGTCGATGAAGCGGTGCTGCTGTCGGACCGTATCGTGATGATGACGAATGGACCGTCTGCCACCATCGGCGACATCCTCGCCGTGCGCCTGCCGCGCCCGCGCGAACGGGTCGCGCTGGCGGCGGATCCGCTGTACATGGAATACCGGACGTCGGTGCTGGAGTTTTTGTATCACCGGCAGGCGCGGCCGGTGGCAAAAGAAGCGGCGTAA
- the ntrB gene encoding nitrate ABC transporter permease: MSAVIDTLNHAPDEPAHPATANALPVTAESQRRRAVGADVPRTARHKSPLTPYVMAGLPPLVGLALLVLLWQIVAARNSGFPTPMVTLTEAIKLFSDPFYRNGPNDQGIGWNILASLKRVGMGFGLAAVVGIPLGFAIGRFKFMSGMFGPIISLLKPVSPLAWLPIGLLVFKAADPAAIWSIFICSIWPMIINTAVGVQRVPQDYMNVARVLNLSEWKVLTKILFPSVLPYMLTGVRLAIGTAWLVIVAAEMLTGGVGIGFWVWDEWNNLNVPHIIIAIVVIGVVGLILEQALVALARAFTYEDAGS; encoded by the coding sequence ATGAGTGCCGTCATCGACACCCTGAACCACGCACCGGACGAACCGGCCCATCCAGCGACTGCCAATGCATTACCGGTTACGGCCGAAAGCCAGCGCCGTCGTGCCGTCGGTGCCGACGTGCCGCGCACCGCCCGGCACAAATCGCCGCTCACGCCGTATGTGATGGCCGGCTTGCCACCGCTGGTCGGATTGGCCTTGCTGGTGCTGCTGTGGCAGATCGTGGCTGCGCGCAACAGCGGTTTTCCGACGCCGATGGTCACGCTGACCGAAGCGATCAAGCTGTTTTCCGATCCGTTCTATCGCAATGGTCCGAACGACCAGGGCATAGGCTGGAATATCCTGGCGTCGCTGAAGCGGGTTGGTATGGGTTTCGGCCTGGCTGCCGTGGTCGGCATTCCGCTGGGCTTTGCGATTGGTCGCTTCAAGTTCATGTCGGGCATGTTCGGCCCCATCATCAGCCTGCTCAAACCGGTGTCGCCGCTGGCCTGGTTGCCGATCGGCCTGCTGGTCTTCAAGGCGGCTGATCCGGCGGCGATCTGGTCGATCTTCATTTGCTCGATCTGGCCGATGATCATCAACACCGCCGTCGGCGTGCAGCGCGTGCCGCAGGATTACATGAACGTGGCGCGTGTCCTCAATCTGTCGGAATGGAAAGTCCTGACCAAGATCCTGTTTCCGTCGGTGCTGCCCTACATGCTGACCGGCGTGCGGCTGGCTATCGGCACCGCCTGGCTGGTGATTGTCGCGGCCGAAATGCTGACCGGCGGTGTCGGCATCGGCTTCTGGGTCTGGGATGAATGGAACAACCTCAACGTGCCGCACATCATCATCGCCATCGTCGTCATCGGCGTGGTCGGGCTGATCCTCGAACAGGCGCTGGTCGCCCTGGCGCGGGCCTTCACTTACGAAGATGCAGGGAGCTGA